Proteins from one Nitrospirota bacterium genomic window:
- a CDS encoding AI-2E family transporter, with protein MEIDRKKVTAVVLVVISVLVLYGAHLVFKPFYKAILWAVIAGVTFWPLNRKLRLVFRGKGMLSSLISVACVLLFFLVPSAFIITSLVTQVSYMYEKVYPQIPFILDRISQLVPVEDAGLKESIISGSRDAGKFIAGYVSSATGDALSILFQMSVAVLILYFIFRDGESFIKKLMDSPLVPSADVEIFVRETGEVIRAVIYGVVFTAMLQGLLGGIGFWVTGLPAPVLFGAIMFITAIVPFAGTVIVWGPASIYLIYYGMTGRGIFLIIWGILAVGMIDNFLRPYFISKRLGFHVILSFIGIIGGMSAFGFAGIFLGPLLLTLLIRLIEKYSGLNA; from the coding sequence GTGGAGATAGACCGCAAGAAAGTTACCGCCGTAGTCCTTGTTGTTATATCTGTCCTTGTATTATATGGTGCACACCTCGTATTTAAGCCATTCTATAAGGCCATACTCTGGGCAGTGATAGCCGGAGTGACCTTTTGGCCTCTTAATAGAAAACTCAGACTCGTCTTCAGAGGAAAGGGGATGCTAAGTTCACTGATTAGTGTTGCATGTGTGCTCCTCTTTTTCCTTGTACCTTCTGCCTTCATTATAACATCTCTTGTTACACAGGTTTCTTATATGTATGAGAAGGTCTATCCTCAGATCCCTTTTATTTTGGACAGGATATCGCAACTTGTCCCTGTAGAAGATGCAGGCCTGAAAGAAAGTATAATATCTGGTTCAAGAGATGCAGGCAAGTTTATCGCCGGCTATGTGAGTTCAGCGACAGGTGATGCGCTTTCTATCCTGTTTCAGATGAGTGTTGCCGTACTTATATTGTATTTTATTTTCCGGGACGGAGAGAGTTTTATAAAAAAACTCATGGATTCGCCGCTTGTACCTTCAGCGGATGTTGAGATCTTTGTCAGAGAGACAGGGGAAGTCATCAGGGCGGTGATCTATGGAGTAGTCTTCACCGCAATGCTGCAGGGGCTGCTTGGTGGAATAGGCTTCTGGGTTACGGGTCTTCCGGCGCCGGTGCTTTTCGGCGCAATCATGTTTATAACGGCCATTGTCCCCTTTGCAGGCACGGTCATTGTGTGGGGACCAGCGTCCATTTATTTAATTTACTACGGCATGACAGGAAGAGGGATATTCCTGATTATATGGGGAATACTTGCGGTTGGGATGATAGACAATTTTTTAAGGCCATATTTCATAAGCAAGAGGCTCGGATTTCATGTGATCCTGTCATTTATCGGTATAATAGGAGGTATGTCTGCCTTTGGATTTGCAGGGATCTTTTTAGGGCCGCTGCTGCTTACCCTTTTGATAAGATTGATTGAGAAATATTCAGGTCTCAATGCATGA
- a CDS encoding porin, which translates to MIAQIVSLLALIFVAGLPCVYAFEFKGFADVSFTKSTKDADAHRNGDFAFGSLDLYVAEVVEDVEILIETLIEEGDELDIERLTIGYTFNDAAKLRMGRFHTPLGFWNTAYHHGVQLQPTIERPKFLTFDDAGGILPTHVVGVNLLGRVNTRAGAVDYSAMLGNGPMIDLGKAVLTPNNTSDNNIGKSAAFNVSISPSVIAGLKLGVSGHIAEVTSNDDPVTIDVDQTIYALSAVYTKGPLGMAAEYFRIEDKSKSAGDFTNTAYYGLIKYSIKEKWEPYLMYEKLSVGDDDPYMSVLQAGIDNKEMTLGLRYNISYRSSLKGEYRNIIDEGGKDWDEVALQWALAF; encoded by the coding sequence ATGATTGCACAAATTGTCTCATTGCTGGCACTGATATTTGTTGCTGGTCTTCCCTGTGTTTATGCCTTTGAATTTAAAGGGTTTGCCGATGTTTCCTTCACAAAGAGCACCAAAGATGCTGATGCGCATAGAAACGGGGATTTTGCCTTTGGTTCCCTTGATCTGTATGTAGCGGAGGTTGTGGAAGATGTGGAAATATTGATTGAGACATTAATTGAAGAAGGTGATGAACTGGATATTGAGCGGCTTACGATTGGATATACCTTTAATGATGCAGCAAAGCTTCGTATGGGCAGGTTTCATACTCCTCTTGGTTTCTGGAATACTGCCTATCATCATGGTGTCCAGCTTCAGCCAACGATTGAAAGGCCGAAGTTTCTGACATTCGACGATGCCGGAGGCATCCTTCCCACTCACGTTGTAGGCGTGAATCTGCTGGGCCGTGTGAATACGAGGGCAGGTGCTGTAGACTATTCTGCTATGCTGGGCAACGGACCCATGATTGACCTGGGCAAAGCTGTGCTTACCCCAAACAATACTTCTGACAATAACATTGGCAAGTCGGCGGCCTTTAATGTTTCCATATCGCCGTCTGTGATAGCAGGGCTGAAGCTTGGTGTCTCCGGACATATTGCTGAGGTAACCAGTAATGATGATCCTGTTACTATAGACGTTGACCAGACAATATATGCCCTGTCCGCAGTCTATACAAAAGGCCCCCTTGGTATGGCTGCAGAGTACTTCAGGATTGAAGATAAAAGTAAATCGGCGGGTGATTTTACGAACACGGCCTATTACGGATTGATAAAATATTCGATAAAAGAGAAGTGGGAGCCTTACTTAATGTATGAAAAGCTTTCAGTTGGAGACGATGATCCCTATATGAGTGTATTACAGGCAGGCATAGATAATAAAGAAATGACCCTGGGGCTGCGCTATAACATTAGCTACAGGAGCTCCTTGAAGGGGGAATACAGAAATATCATTGATGAGGGTGGAAAAGACTGGGACGAAGTTGCACTGCAGTGGGCCCTTGCATTTTAG
- a CDS encoding cytochrome c biogenesis protein ResB, producing the protein MRKIYNFLSSIRLAVAIFFLLAAGSIAGTFVDQEINDVYHSWWFSGLLVLLAVNLAVCLSKRLPSIWRTYSNVDCDFTHNLILNFRHHTSLHFEGTVHEANRQVEASLRKRKYKIWFENYHDKISMFATKGAIGRLGPVISHVSIFLILTGAALSSATGFRSPLPVYKGMPVNVPHGNFSVVLDKFWVDYYENGKIKDYFSTLSIIDNGITVLTRTVQVNEPMHYKGIWFYQSSYGKTEYHSDGEFMQITGRESGNVFNDAALLQIAKDPGVNIVWVGSGLLMAGLFTSFFIFHRRLWVRIEPSENSSVIYIGGLSNKDITGFEREMDNLICDILRHQRTRGG; encoded by the coding sequence GTGCGGAAAATTTATAACTTTTTAAGTTCAATCAGATTAGCGGTTGCAATCTTTTTTTTGTTGGCTGCAGGTTCAATAGCAGGAACTTTTGTTGATCAGGAAATAAACGACGTCTACCATAGCTGGTGGTTCTCAGGTCTCCTCGTGCTGCTGGCTGTAAACCTTGCCGTTTGCCTTTCAAAGAGGCTGCCTTCCATATGGAGGACATATTCTAATGTTGATTGCGATTTCACCCATAACCTTATACTGAACTTCAGGCATCACACATCATTACATTTCGAAGGAACTGTGCATGAAGCAAACAGACAAGTTGAAGCATCCCTCAGGAAGAGGAAGTATAAAATTTGGTTTGAAAATTACCACGACAAAATCTCCATGTTTGCAACAAAAGGTGCCATAGGCAGACTTGGGCCGGTAATAAGCCATGTCAGCATCTTCCTCATTCTGACAGGGGCTGCATTAAGCAGTGCAACCGGATTCAGGAGTCCCCTCCCTGTCTATAAAGGCATGCCTGTTAATGTGCCCCATGGTAACTTCTCAGTCGTCCTTGACAAGTTCTGGGTAGACTACTATGAAAATGGCAAGATTAAAGATTACTTCAGCACCCTCTCCATCATTGACAACGGAATAACCGTTCTGACCAGAACTGTCCAGGTAAATGAACCTATGCATTACAAAGGCATATGGTTTTATCAGAGCAGTTACGGCAAGACAGAATATCATTCTGATGGCGAGTTTATGCAAATAACCGGCAGGGAAAGCGGCAATGTATTTAATGATGCAGCACTTCTTCAGATAGCGAAAGACCCTGGTGTGAATATTGTGTGGGTGGGGAGCGGCCTTCTGATGGCCGGACTTTTTACATCCTTTTTCATATTCCACAGGAGGCTCTGGGTCAGGATCGAACCTTCTGAAAACAGTTCAGTAATTTATATTGGCGGACTGTCAAATAAGGATATTACAGGATTTGAAAGGGAAATGGACAACCTGATTTGTGATATACTAAGGCATCAACGTACCAGAGGAGGCTGA
- a CDS encoding thioredoxin domain-containing protein has product MVNYKYTNRLINETSPYLLQHAHNPVDWYPWGDEAFQKARADDMPVLLSIGYSACHWCHVMEKESFEDEKIAGLMNRLFVNIKVDREEFPDIDELYQYAMQILGRGGGWPLTVFLTPERQPFFGGTYFPPEERYGQQAFPDVLAAVSDAYKSRKWALESTIEDLTGVLKRITLKSPSGDGLKIAEAESAASSILRDYDPSHGGFGSAPKFPSAIQLSLLLRLYRRNNDSMILEAAEKTLHQMAEGGIYDQLGGGFHRYSVDERWQIPHFEKMLYDNAIISRIYLDVFKITKNPFYRRIAEETLNYLLRDMKHPEGGFFASEDADSEGVEGKFYVWSQDEISACLGEDSDVVIRYFGVTDEGNIEGGNVLHVDRGLKALAHEFDRPDNELLCIIAKGKEKLFAERGVRERPFQDTKVITSWNGLAISAFADAYRTTGLNQYLDVAVRSSDFIISNLWLRDGRLLHVWKDGSAKISGNLDDYAFLASALIDMFEVTFDRKYLQLAEEMTDSMINIFMDHDGGGFFSAAADPDRLFYRLKTGTDQSIPSGNGIAAMNLLRLSLYRDNIRYKALAEETIRLYYNEALSSPFKYASILSSAMFNLACVTEVTVIGNRDSERAKMMLSKIRESYAPEMVIFLIDETNQGEECAPQFSRGKRQETGKVTVYICKDFACSPPLTEPDTLESFL; this is encoded by the coding sequence GTGGTGAATTATAAATACACAAACAGATTGATTAACGAGACCAGCCCGTATCTCCTTCAGCATGCCCACAATCCTGTAGACTGGTATCCGTGGGGGGATGAGGCATTTCAGAAGGCCAGGGCGGACGATATGCCAGTTCTTCTGAGCATAGGATATTCTGCATGCCACTGGTGCCATGTTATGGAGAAGGAGTCTTTTGAAGATGAAAAAATTGCCGGCCTGATGAACAGGTTATTTGTAAATATTAAGGTTGACAGGGAAGAGTTCCCGGATATAGATGAGCTATATCAGTATGCGATGCAAATCCTCGGCAGAGGGGGTGGCTGGCCTTTGACAGTATTTCTTACACCGGAGAGGCAGCCCTTTTTTGGAGGTACATACTTTCCGCCTGAAGAAAGGTATGGACAACAGGCCTTTCCGGATGTCCTTGCCGCAGTCTCGGATGCGTACAAAAGCAGAAAATGGGCGCTGGAAAGTACGATTGAGGATTTGACCGGTGTCTTAAAACGGATTACTTTAAAGAGTCCGTCGGGTGATGGACTGAAGATTGCTGAGGCGGAGTCTGCTGCATCATCTATTCTCAGGGATTATGATCCTTCTCACGGTGGTTTTGGTTCAGCCCCCAAGTTCCCGTCTGCAATACAATTGTCATTGCTCCTCAGGCTATACAGGAGGAATAATGACAGCATGATACTTGAGGCTGCAGAGAAGACACTTCATCAGATGGCTGAAGGCGGAATATACGACCAGCTTGGAGGCGGATTCCACCGTTACTCTGTTGACGAAAGGTGGCAGATACCTCATTTTGAAAAAATGCTCTATGATAATGCGATAATCTCAAGGATTTACCTTGATGTCTTTAAGATTACCAAAAATCCATTTTACAGGCGAATTGCCGAAGAAACCCTTAATTATCTGCTGCGTGATATGAAACATCCTGAGGGGGGATTCTTTGCGTCTGAGGATGCTGACAGTGAAGGGGTGGAAGGAAAATTCTATGTCTGGTCCCAGGATGAGATATCAGCATGCCTTGGTGAGGATTCGGATGTGGTGATTAGATATTTCGGAGTTACAGATGAAGGAAATATTGAGGGTGGAAACGTATTGCATGTTGACAGGGGGCTGAAGGCCCTCGCCCATGAATTTGACAGACCGGACAATGAGCTCCTTTGCATAATTGCAAAAGGAAAAGAGAAACTGTTTGCAGAGCGGGGGGTGAGGGAGAGGCCATTTCAGGATACAAAGGTGATAACAAGCTGGAACGGACTGGCAATATCTGCCTTTGCTGATGCGTACAGGACTACAGGTCTCAATCAATATCTTGATGTTGCTGTAAGATCATCCGATTTTATTATATCCAATTTATGGTTAAGGGATGGTAGACTCCTTCATGTCTGGAAGGATGGGTCGGCAAAGATCAGCGGAAACCTGGATGATTATGCATTCCTTGCGTCAGCTCTCATTGATATGTTTGAGGTGACTTTTGATCGAAAATATCTCCAATTGGCGGAAGAAATGACAGATTCGATGATTAATATCTTCATGGATCATGACGGTGGTGGTTTTTTCAGTGCAGCAGCTGATCCTGACAGACTGTTTTACAGGCTTAAGACAGGCACTGATCAGTCAATACCTTCCGGAAATGGAATTGCTGCCATGAATCTGCTGAGGCTTTCTCTATACAGGGATAACATAAGGTACAAGGCATTGGCTGAGGAGACGATAAGGCTGTATTACAATGAAGCTTTATCGTCTCCCTTTAAGTATGCCTCAATACTTTCGTCTGCCATGTTTAATCTTGCTTGTGTTACAGAGGTTACTGTCATTGGAAACAGAGACAGCGAAAGAGCAAAGATGATGTTGAGTAAAATAAGAGAGTCGTATGCCCCTGAAATGGTAATTTTTCTTATTGATGAGACAAATCAGGGGGAAGAATGCGCACCTCAATTTTCAAGAGGCAAGCGTCAGGAGACTGGAAAAGTCACTGTCTACATTTGTAAAGACTTTGCGTGTTCTCCACCCCTCACTGAACCGGATACCTTAGAATCGTTTTTGTGA